In a genomic window of Williamwhitmania taraxaci:
- a CDS encoding DUF6261 family protein has product MPNIARLPIAAVGAAGAMLVETSEKTGSAAVTGCAAFVTLKAVNEAYKVSMGKQSGSFDTDEVANADKQRDMAVVGIRLHVHSKTYWPDALVVQSAHRLKAVVDMYAAGIEDEAYNDESTLIHTFLTKLAEPQWQEDITHTEMQPLIDRLINTEQTFEQLQRKRAVTSATESEILAATKQRKALEKAIRAFMQYAEAMNLVNPGTVWYNIVITIRQQLSEIERGHRTGGKTAPDDLSKD; this is encoded by the coding sequence ATGCCAAACATAGCTAGACTTCCCATAGCAGCCGTAGGTGCTGCAGGAGCAATGTTAGTAGAAACGAGCGAAAAAACGGGCTCGGCAGCGGTTACCGGGTGCGCAGCCTTTGTAACGCTTAAGGCCGTCAACGAGGCCTATAAGGTTAGCATGGGCAAGCAGTCGGGCAGCTTCGATACCGATGAGGTGGCGAACGCCGACAAGCAGCGCGATATGGCTGTTGTGGGTATCCGCTTGCACGTTCACTCCAAAACTTACTGGCCCGATGCGCTCGTTGTGCAGTCGGCCCATCGGCTAAAGGCGGTAGTGGATATGTATGCCGCTGGTATTGAAGACGAGGCCTACAACGACGAGTCCACCCTAATACACACCTTCCTTACTAAGCTGGCCGAACCCCAATGGCAGGAGGACATTACCCATACTGAGATGCAGCCGCTTATCGACCGCCTAATCAACACCGAGCAAACCTTTGAGCAGTTGCAGCGCAAGCGCGCGGTAACCTCCGCCACCGAAAGCGAAATTTTGGCGGCCACCAAGCAGCGTAAGGCGCTGGAGAAGGCCATCCGTGCCTTTATGCAGTATGCAGAAGCCATGAACTTGGTGAATCCGGGAACCGTTTGGTACAACATCGTTATTACCATTCGGCAGCAGCTGTCCGAAATAGAGCGCGGGCACCGCACAGGCGGAAAGACGGCACCGGACGACCTCAGTAAGGATTAA
- a CDS encoding PRC-barrel domain-containing protein — protein sequence MKRSLKRLLDFGVKAIDGEKGDVKDFLFDEEKWIIRYLKTDLETSKHGKSVLIGNVFLEKPDRDHFLFPVKLLKADIEKAPPLQEHLPVSSRYEEEYHKHYRIVNYWDLPASAMKVMYPPRPISVPTKDINEKDLNTNLRSYNEVANYHVHATDGVFGHVCDLIIDEDDWQIVYVIVDTSNWMPWSKKVMIPTASLAEISYAKKEIKINLTIDQIKQSPEYNEVIAVKPDYEQSLSDFYNSL from the coding sequence ATGAAACGCAGCCTGAAAAGATTATTAGACTTTGGGGTTAAAGCTATCGATGGCGAAAAGGGAGACGTTAAAGATTTTCTTTTCGACGAAGAGAAATGGATCATCAGGTATTTAAAGACCGACCTTGAAACATCCAAGCACGGTAAAAGTGTATTAATTGGGAACGTATTTCTGGAAAAGCCCGATAGGGACCACTTTCTCTTTCCTGTGAAACTGCTAAAAGCCGATATCGAAAAGGCCCCACCACTGCAGGAACATCTTCCCGTTTCCAGCAGGTATGAAGAGGAGTATCATAAGCATTACCGTATCGTAAACTATTGGGATTTACCTGCATCTGCAATGAAGGTGATGTATCCTCCGCGACCAATATCGGTGCCCACGAAGGATATAAACGAAAAAGATCTGAATACCAATCTGCGAAGCTATAATGAGGTAGCAAATTATCATGTTCATGCAACCGATGGCGTTTTTGGTCATGTCTGCGACCTTATTATTGATGAGGACGATTGGCAAATTGTTTACGTAATTGTCGATACCAGTAATTGGATGCCTTGGAGCAAGAAGGTTATGATTCCTACTGCTTCGCTGGCCGAGATCAGCTATGCGAAGAAGGAAATCAAGATCAATTTAACTATCGACCAAATAAAACAGTCTCCGGAGTATAACGAAGTGATCGCTGTAAAACCGGACTATGAGCAGTCGTTGTCCGATTTTTATAATAGTTTATAG